One window of Syntrophorhabdus sp. genomic DNA carries:
- the hcp gene encoding type VI secretion system tube protein Hcp: PTGQRIHKALKVLTHMGKHTPKIFQACCTGEHMDVEIQMFRINEKGQEEKYFTIKLQDAIIVESREWFPETFVEGNRPFKHMEDILFTYETIIWTYVPDGVEAEDSWKKPVSS, translated from the coding sequence CCGACGGGGCAGCGTATCCACAAGGCCCTCAAGGTCCTGACACACATGGGCAAGCACACGCCGAAGATCTTCCAGGCGTGCTGCACCGGCGAGCACATGGATGTGGAGATACAGATGTTCCGGATCAACGAGAAGGGACAGGAGGAGAAGTACTTCACCATCAAGCTCCAGGATGCCATCATCGTCGAGTCACGGGAGTGGTTCCCGGAGACCTTCGTCGAGGGTAACAGGCCCTTCAAGCACATGGAGGACATCCTCTTCACTTACGAGACGATCATCTGGACCTACGTCCCCGACGGCGTCGAGGCGGAAGACTCCTGGAAGAAACCTGTCAGCTCCTGA